In Papio anubis isolate 15944 chromosome 17, Panubis1.0, whole genome shotgun sequence, the following are encoded in one genomic region:
- the CHD3 gene encoding chromodomain-helicase-DNA-binding protein 3 isoform X11, with protein sequence MASPLRDEEEEEEEMVVSEEEEEEEEEGDEEEEEVEAADEDDEEDDDEGVLGRGPGHDRGRDRHSPPGCHLFPPPPPPPPPPLPPPPPPPPPDKDDIRLLPSALGVKKRKRGPKKQKENKPGKPRKRKKRDSEEEFGSERDEYREKSESGGSEYGTGPGRKRRRKHREKKEKKTKRRKKGEGDGGQKQVEQKSSATLLLTWGLEDVEHVFSEEDYHTLTNYKAFSQFMRPLIAKKNPKIPMSKMMTILGAKWREFSANNPFKGSAAAVAAAAAAAAAAVAEQVSAAVSSATPIAPSGPPALPPPPAADIQPPPIRRAKTKEGKGPGHKRRSKSPRVPDGRKKLRGKKMAPLKIKLGLLGGKRKKGGSYVFQSDEGPEPEAEESDLDSGSVHSASGRPDGPVRTKKLKRGRPGRKKKKVLGCPAVAGEEEVDGYETDHQDYCEVCQQGGEIILCDTCPRAYHLVCLDPELDRAPEGKWSCPHCEKEGVQWEAKEEEEEYEEEGEEEGEKEEEDDHMEYCRVCKDGGELLCCDACISSYHIHCLNPPLPDIPNGEWLCPRCTCPVLKGRVQKILHWRWGEPPVAVPAPQQADGNPDVPAPRPLQGRSEREFFVKWVGLSYWHCSWAKELQLEIFHLVMYRNYQRKNDMDEPPPLDYGSGEDDGKSDKRKVKDPHYAEMEEKYYRFGIKPEWMTVHRIINHSVDKKGNYHYLVKWRDLPYDQSTWEEDEMNIPEYEEHKQSYWRHRELIMGEDPAQPRKYKKKKKELQGDGPPSSPTNDPTVKYETQPRFITATGGTLHMYQLEGLNWLRFSWAQGTDTILADEMGLGKTIQTIVFLYSLYKEGHTKGPFLVSAPLSTIINWEREFQMWAPKFYVVTYTGDKDSRAIIRENEFSFEDNAIKGGKKAFKMKREAQVKFHVLLTSYELITIDQAALGSIRWACLVVDEAHRLKNNQSKFFRVLNGYKIDHKLLLTGTPLQNNLEELFHLLNFLTPERFNNLEGFLEEFADISKEDQIKKLHDLLGPHMLRRLKADVFKNMPAKTELIVRVELSPMQKKYYKYILTRNFEALNSRGGGNQVSLLNIMMDLKKCCNHPYLFPVAAMESPKLPSGAYEGGALIKSSGKLMLLQKMLRKLKEQGHRVLIFSQMTKMLDLLEDFLDYEGYKYERIDGGITGALRQEAIDRFNAPGAQQFCFLLSTRAGGLGINLATADTVIIFDSDWNPHNDIQAFSRAHRIGQANKVMIYRFVTRASVEERITQVAKRKMMLTHLVVRPGLGSKAGSMSKQELDDILKFGTEELFKDENEGENKEEDSSVIHYDNEAIARLLDRNQDATEDTDVQNMNEYLSSFKVAQYVVREEDKIEEIEREIIKQEENVDPDYWEKLLRHHYEQQQEDLARNLGKGKRVRKQVNYNDAAQEDQDNQSEYSVGSEEEDEDFDERPEGRRQSKRQLRNEKDKPLPPLLARVGGNIEVLGFNTRQRKAFLNAVMRWGMPPQDAFTTQWLVRDLRGKTEKEFKAYVSLFMRHLCEPGADGSETFADGVPREGLSRQQVLTRIGVMSLVKKKVQEFEHINGRWSMPELMPDPSADSKRSSRASSPTKTSPTTPEASATNSPCTSKPATPAPSEKGEGIRTPLEKEEAENQEEKPEKNSRIGEKMDTEVDAPSPAPSLGERLEPRKIPLEDEVPGVPGEMELEPGYRGDREKSATESTPGERGEEKPMDGQEHRERPEGEAGDLGKRAEDVKGDRELRPGPRDEPRSNGRREEKTEKPRFMFNIADGGFTELHTLWQNEERAAISSGKLNEIWHRRHDYWLLAGIVLHGYARWQDIQNDAQFAIINEPFKTEANKGNFLEMKNKFLARRFKLLEQALVIEEQLRRAAYLNLSQEPAHPAMALHARFAEAECLAESHQHLSKESLAGNKPANAVLHKGLPPGSLRYTSGVRGGLQRRTRRGPGRRRRQLQPDACRVLHHSRHQRPSSAGEEGEGNGGGVGVRRAGSEGAPSRGGDLYRRLTGSQACPSPRPRPRGRPPAQALGPAASPPPSPPLGPSLG encoded by the exons ATGGCTTCCCCTCTGagggacgaggaggaggaggaggaggagatggtggtgtcggaggaggaagaagaggaggaagaagagggcgacgaggaggaggaggaggtggaggcggCCGACGAGGACGATGAGGAGGACGACGACGAGGGAGTACTCGGGCGCGGGCCGGGCCACGACCGGGGCCGCGACCGCCACAGCCCCCCCGGCTGCCACCTcttcccgccgccgccgccgccaccgccgccaccgctgcccccgccgccgccgcccccgccgccaG ATAAGGATGACATTCGGCTGCTGCCTTCAGCATTGGGTGTGAAGAAGAGAAAACGAGGACCCAAGAAACAGAAGGAGAACAAGCCAGGAAAACCCCGAAAACGCAAGAAGCGT gacAGTGAGGAGGAATTTGGTTCTGAGCGAGATGAGTACCGGGAGAAGTCAGAGAGTGGGGGGAGTGAATATGGAACCGGACCAGGTCGGAAACGAAGAAGGAAGCACcgagaaaaaaaggagaagaagacaAAGCGGCGGAAAAAGGGGGAGGGAGATGGGGGGCAAAAG CAAGTGGAACAGAAGTCATCAGCAACTCTGCTTCTGACCTGGGGCCTGGAGGATGTGGAGCATGTGTTCTCTGAGGAGGATTACCACACACTCACCAACTACAAAGCCTTCAGCCAGTTCATGAG GCCCCTGATTGCTAAGAAGAATCCTAAGATCCCAATGTCTAAGATGATGACCATCCTTGGGGCCAAATGGAGAGAGTTCAGCGCCAACAACCCCTTCAAGGGGTCAGCAGCTGCTGtggcggcggcagcggcagcagcagcagcagctgtagCTGAGCAGGTGTCAGCTGCTGTCTCATCGGCCACCCCCATAGCACCCTCCGGACCCCCCGCCCTTCCACCACCCCCTGCTGCTGATATCCAGCCCCCACCCATCCGAAGAGCCAAAACCAAAGAGGGCAAAG GTCCAGGCCATAAGAGACGGAGTAAGAGCCCCCGAGTGCCTGATGGACGCAAGAAGCTTCGGGGAAAGAAAATGGCACCGCTCAAAATAAAACTAGGGCTGCTGGGtggcaagaggaagaaaggaggctcG TATGTTTTTCAGAGTGACGAAGGTCCTGAACCAGAGGCTGAGGAGTCAGACCTGGACAGTGGCAGTGTCCACAGTGCCTCAGGCCGGCCTGATGGCCCTGTCCGCACCAAGAAACTAAAGAGAGGCCGgccaggaaggaagaagaagaagg TCCTGGGCTGTCCTGCAGTGGccggggaggaggaggttgaTGGCTACGAGACGGATCACCAGGATTACTGTGAGGTGTGCCAGCAGGGTGGGGAAATTATTCTGTGTGACACCTGCCCTCGTGCCTACCACCTCGTCTGCCTTGATCCTGAGCTTGACCGGGCTCCCGAGGGCAAATGGAGCTGCCCTCACTGT GAGAAGGAGGGGGTCcagtgggaggccaaggaggaagaggaggaatacgaagaggagggagaggaggaaggggagaaggaggaggaggatgatcACATGGAGTACTGCCGCGTGTGCAAGGACGGCGGGGAGCTGCTGTGCTGTGACGCGTGCATCTCTTCCTACCACATTCATTGTCTAAACCCTCCCCTGCCTGACATTCCCAATGGTGAATGGCTGTGTCCCCGATGCACA TGCCCTGTGCTGAAGGGTCGAGTGCAGAAGATCCTGCATTGGCGGTGGGGGGAGCCGCCTGTAGCAGTGCCAGCCCCTCAACAGGCAGACGGGAATCCAGATGTCCCAGCCCCGCGTCCTCTTCAAGGCAGATCAGAGCGAGAGTTCTTTGTCAAGTGGGTGGGACTATCCTACTGGCACTGCTCCTGGGCCAAGGAGCTTCAG CTGGAAATCTTCCATTTGGTTATGTACCGAAACTACCAGCGGAAGAATGACATGGATGAGCCCCCGCCCCTGGACTATGGCTCCGGCGAGGATGATGGGAAGAGTGACAAGCGTAAAGTGAAAGACCCACACTATGCTGAGATGGAGGAGAAGTACTATCGTTTTGGCATCAAGCCAGAGTGGATGACTGTCCACCGTATCATCAACCACAG TGTGGATAAAAAGGGGAATTACCACTATCTAGTAAAATGGAGGGACTTGCCATATGACCAGTCCACGTGGGAGGAAGATGAAATGAATATCCCTGAATATGAAGAACATAAGCAAAGCTACTGGAGACACCG AGAACTAATTATGGGGGAAGACCCTGCCCAGCCCCGGAagtataagaaaaagaagaaggagctACAGGGTGATGGGCCTCCCAGTTCTCCCACTAATGAT CCTACCGTGAAATATGAGACTCAGCCACGGTTTATCACAGCCACTGGAGgcaccctgcacatgtaccagCTGGAAGGGCTGAACTGGCTGCGCTTCTCCTGGGCCCAGGGCACTGATACCATTCTAGCTGATGAGATGGGGCTGGGCAAGACCATACAAACTATTGTCTTCCTCTACTCACTCTATAAGGAG GGCCACACAAAAGGTCCCTTCCTGGTGAGTGCCCCACTCTCTACCATCATTAACTGGGAGCGGGAGTTCCAGATGTGGGCACCCAAATTCTATGTGGTGACATACACGGGTGACAAGGATAGCCGGGCCATCATTCGTGAGAATGAATTCTCCTTTGAGGACAACGCCATCAAAGGGGGCAAGAAAGCTTTTAAGATGAAG AGGGAGGCACAGGTGAAGTTCCACGTTCTCCTGACATCGTATGAGCTGATCACCATTGATCAGGCAGCACTCGGTTCTATCCGCTGGGCCTGTCTTGTGGTAGATGAGGCCCATCGACTCAAGAACAACCAGTCCAAG TTTTTCAGGGTTCTCAATGGTTACAAGATAGATCATAAGTTGCTGCTGACAGGAACCCCATTGCAGAACAATCTGGAGGAGCTCTTCCATCTCCTGAACTTCCTCACCCCAGAGAGATTTAA CAACttggagggcttcctggaggagttTGCTGACATATCCAAAGAGGACCAGATCAAGAAACTGCATGATTTGCTGGGGCCACATATGCTACGGAGGCTCAAGGCAGATGTCTTTAAGAACATGCCAGCCAAGACAGAGCTCATCGTTCGGGTGGAGCTAAGCCCCATGCAGAA GAAATACTACAAGTACATCCTGACTCGAAATTTTGAGGCCTTGAATTCACGAGGTGGTGGGAACCAGGTGTCGCTGCTTAATATCATGATGGATCTTAAGAAGTGCTGCAACCATCCATACCTTTTTCCCGTGGCTGCTATG GAGTCCCCCAAACTCCCCAGTGGGGCTTATGAGGGTGGGGCACTTATTAAGTCATCTGGGAAGCTCATGCTGCTCCAGAAGATGCTGCGAAAGCTGAAGGAGCAAGGACACCGAGTACTCATCTTCTCGCAG ATGACCAAAATGTTAGACTTGCTTGAGGACTTCTTAGACTATGAAGGCTACAAGTATGAACGCATCGATGGTGGCATCACTGGTGCCCTGAGGCAGGAAGCCATCGATCGGTTTAATG CTCCTGGAGCCCAACAATTCTGCTTCCTCCTGTCCACCCGAGCTGGGGGCCTGGGCATCAATCTGGCCACTGCTGACACTGTCATCATCTTTGATTCTGACTGGAACCCCCATAATGACATCCAG GCCTTTAGCCGGGCTCATCGGATTGGCCAGGCCAACAAAGTGATGATTTACCGGTTTGTGACTCGTGCGTCAGTGGAAGAGCGAATCACACAAGTGGCCAAAAGAAAGATGATGCTGACACACCTGGTTGTGCGGCCTGGGCTGGGCTCCAAGGCAGGCTCCATGTCTAAGCAGGAGCTTGACGACATTCTCAAATTTGGCACTGAAGAGCTGTTCAAGGATGAAAACGAGG GGGAGAACAAGGAGGAAGACAGCAGTGTGATTCATTATGACAATGAGGCCATCGCTCGGCTGTTGGACCGGAACCAGGATGCAACTGAGGACACTGACGTGCAGAACATGAATGAGTATCTCAGCTCCTTCAAAGTGGCACAGTACGTCGTGCGGGAAGAAGACAAG ATTGAGGAAATTGAGCGAGAGATCATCAAGCAGGAGGAGAACGTGGACCCTGACTACTGGGAGAAGCTGCTGAGGCATCACTATGAGCAACAGCAGGAAGACCTAGCCCGGAATCTAGGCAAGGGCAAGCGGGTTCGCAAGCAAGTTAACTACAATGATGCTGCTCAGGAAGACCAAG ACAACCAGTCAGAGTACTCGGTGGGTtcagaggaggaggatgaagactTCGATGAACGTCCTGAAG GGCGTAGACAGTCAAAGAGGCAGCTCCGGAATGAGAAAGATAAGCCACTGCCTCCACTGCTGGCCCGAGTCGGGGGCAACATTGAG GTGCTGGGCTTCAATACCCGTCAGCGGAAGGCTTTCCTCAATGCCGTGATGCGCTGGGGGATGCCACCACAGGATGCCTTCACCACGCAGTGGCTGGTGCGGGACCTGAGGGGCAAGACTGAGAAGGAGTTTAA GGCCTATGTATCTTTGTTCATGCGCCATCTGTGTGAGCCTGGGGCAGACGGCTCTGAAACCTTTGCCGATGGGGTCCCTCGGGAGGGACTGAGTCGCCAGCAGGTGTTGACCCGCATTGGAGTCATGTCTCTCGTCAAGAAGAAG GTGCAGGAGTTTGAGCACATCAATGGGCGTTGGTCAATGCCGGAACTGATGCCCGACCCCAGCGCTGACTCTAAGCGCTCCTCCAGAGCCTCCTCTCCTACCAAAACGTCTCCCACCACTCCTGAGGCTTCTGCTACCAACAGTCCCTGCACCTCTAAACCTG CTACTCCAGCTCCAAGTGAGAAAGGAGAAGGCATAAGGACTCCTCTTGAGAAGGAGGAAGCTGAAAACCAGGAGGAAAAGCCAGAGAAGAACAGCAGAATTGGGGAGAAGATGGACACAGAG GTTGatgcccccagcccagccccatcACTCGGGGAGCGGCTGGAGCCAAGGAAGATTCCTCTAGAGGATGAGGTGCCAGGGGTACCTGGAGAGATGGAGCTTGAACCTGGGTACCGTGGGGACAGAGAGAAGTCAG CCACAGAGTCGACGCCAGGAGAAAGGGGGGAGGAGAAGCCGATGGATGGACAGGAACACAGGGAGAGGCCGGAGGGGGAAGCAGGGGATTTGGGCAAGAGAG CAGAAGATGTAAAAGGTGACCGGGAGCTTCGACCAGGGCCTCGAGATGAGCCACGGTCCAATGGGCGAcgagaggaaaagacagagaagcCCCGGTTCATGTTCAATATCGCAGATGGTGGCTTCACAG AGCTTCACACACTGTGGCAGAATGAGGAACGGGCAGCTATTTCCTCAGGCAAACTCAATGAGATCTGGCACAGAAGACACGACTACTGGCTTCTGGCTGGGATTGTCCT CCATGGCTATGCACGGTGGCAGGACATCCAGAATGATGCTCAATTTGCCATTATCAACGAGCCATTTAAAACTGAAGCCAATAAGGGGAACTTTCTGGAGATGAAAAATAAGTTCCTGGCCCGGAGGTTCAAG CTCCTGGAGCAGGCGCTGGTGATTGAGGAGCAGCTGCGGCGGGCGGCCTACCTGAACCTGTCGCAGGAGCCGGCGCACCCCGCCATGGCCCTCCACGCCCGCTTCGCCGAGGCCGAGTGCCTGGCCGAGAGCCACCAGCACCTCTCCAAGGAGTCGCTGGCGGGGAACAAGCCGGCCAACGCCGTCCTGCACAAGG GCCTTCCCCCCGGGTCCCTACGCTACACCTCCGGGGTACGGGGCGGCCTTCAGCGCCGCACCCGTAGGGGCCCTGGCCGCCGCAGGCGCCAATTACAGCCAGATGCCTGCAGGGTCCTTCATCACAG CCGCCACCAACGGCCCTCCAGTGCT